From the Homo sapiens chromosome 1, GRCh38.p14 Primary Assembly genome, one window contains:
- the KIAA0040 gene encoding uncharacterized protein KIAA0040 isoform X1 → MHYVHVHRVTTQPRNKPQTKCPSGGQSQGPRGQFLDTVLAAMCPIAMLLTADPGMPPTCLWHTPHAKHKEHLSIHLNMVPKCVHMHVTHTHTNSGSRYVGKYILLIKWSLAMYFVQGSTLSTVTKMSHGKALPDSDTYIQFPNQQGPHTPSIP, encoded by the coding sequence ATGCACTATGTCCATGTCCACAGAGTAACTACTCAACCAAGGAACAAACCTCAGACTAAGTGTCCCAGTGGAGGGCAGTCCCAGGGACCACGTGGACAATTCTTGGATACTGTCTTGGCAGCTATGTGTCCAATAGCAATGCTCCTTACTGCAGACCCAGGCATGCCTCCCACCTGTCTCTGGCATACCCCACATGCAAAGCACAAAGAACATTTATCCATACATCTCAATATGGTTCCcaagtgtgtgcacatgcacgtaacacacacacacacaaattcaggTAGCAGGTACGTGGGCAAGTATATTCTGCTCATCAAATGGTCATTGGCTATGTACTTTGTGCAGGGAAGTACATTATCTACAGTCACAAAAATGTCTCATGGGAAAGCCTTGCCAGATTCAGACACATATATACAATTTCCTAACCAGCAAGGCCCCCATACACCATCTATTCCATAA
- the KIAA0040 gene encoding uncharacterized protein KIAA0040: MERISAFFSSIWDTILTKHQEGIYNTICLGVLLGLPLLVIITLLFICCHCCWSPPGKRGQQPEKNKKKKKKKKKKDEEDLWISAQPKLLQMEKRPSLPV, encoded by the coding sequence ATGGAGAGAATCAGTGCCTTCTTCAGCTCTATCTGGGACACCATCTTGACCAAACACCAAGAAGGCATCTACAACACCATCTGCCTGGGAGTCCTCCTGGGCCTGCCACTCTTGGTGATCATCACACTCCTCTTCATCTGTTGCCATTGCTGCTGGAGCCCACCAGGCAAGAGGGGCCAGCAGCcagagaagaacaagaagaagaagaagaagaagaagaagaaggatgaAGAAGACCTCTGGATCTCTGCTCAACCCAAGCTTCTCCAGATGGAGAAGAGACCATCACTGCCTGTTTAG